The Dehalococcoidia bacterium genome segment TCCAAGAATTGTCCAGCTATAGAAGGTATCATGGGGGGAAGTGGTGGTCTTTACATGATCACTGAATGGAGACGTGGGTCAAAAGGCGTCCTCCCTGCCTGTACGTTCTGCGATCTGATACAAAAAGTTTGGGAACTCTTGGATGAAGACAAAGAGGATGAAGCAAGGGATTTATATAAACATCTTTTACCGGCGCTCATCCTGGAGCATTTGATAGGGATGGCCTTCGATAAAGAGATCATGATCCGGCGGGGCGTGTTCAAGAACAACCGCGTTCGCTTATTGGCTCATCCCTTGGACGAGGATGATATGCGTGAGATTGATCGCGTCTGGGAGCGCATTCAGCCCTATCTCATTTGGCACAAGTAACGGATTCCTTAAGGGTGGGACAAATAGCGATGCTGATGTTATAGTTCAGGTGGCAGGGTGCTCGGGAAATCCTTTACCTACTCATTTGAGCCCCATTCTGTGACGGCTCTGGTATGCGCCGTCAGCTAAAGGAGGAATCCGATTGATGAAGAGCTACCTTGACGCATGCGGGGTGCCAACCATCCGGGTTGGGCACGCTGAGCTTCCACGACTGGTTATGGGAATCCATCCGTACGATGGCTGTTCCTATCAGGATAAGCAACGGGACGCCGATAACCTGCAAGTCTTTGGACGGGTGGCCGAGGTTGTAGAGGTGTTACGCCATGCCGTGGAGGAAGGGATCACGGTAGCCCAGGTGGACCACATGATTCCGGATCTGAACCGTCTGCATCTGCAAGCGATTTGGGAGACGCAGCGTCTGACGGGCGTTCAGATCGGGCTGTTAGCTTATATTCTCATACCCGTGACTTTGAATGGGGAAATGGTGGCTTCCTCCGAAAGAGCTCACTCTACGTTCTACGCCTGCGATGAAGAAGCCGGTGGCGCTGCTTTCCGCGAACAGCTAGCGCGCGATGAAATCCTGCGCTACATGCTGGATGGGTCGATGGACAATCTGGTAACCCCGGACAAGGTGCCGCCGTATGGTTCGGAGGATACGACGCAGTTCGAGATTGACTACGCTGCGTTGGAGCGGCACCTCGGGTTCTTCGCCGGGTGCGACATCCTAGTGGCTGATCCGGGGGCCGAGATCGACCTGTTGGCGATGACAGGCCGTTTTGACCTGATCCGCGAGTATATCGAGTTCCTGCGCCAGCGTTTCGACACGGTGATCACCAGTGTCCACCACGCTGGCGTAACCATCCCACTGCTGGAATCCGAGGGCATTCCCGTAGATGGTTACCTCACGCCGGTGAACCAGCCTGGGATGTACATGTTCCCGACAAAGGAGTTGGCACTAGACGCGCTCCGCCAAGCGCGCAAGCCCGTGATCGCCATCAAGCCCCTGGCCGGAGGCCGCTATTTGGGGCCTCACGCCTTCAGGTTCGTTTTTGACGAGGTGGGGGTGGACGCATGCCTGTATGGCATGGGCACGTTGGAGCAGGTGCGGGCTACCACGAGAGCGGCCAAGGAAGTGTCGGGCGCTATAGGGTAAAAGTGAAAAAAGAAGCGAATAAGTAGCCACTTCAAGCTACTAAGTGCTAATTCAAGCTAGTTTGAGACACATTACATCAAGTTGCATCACTTTGAAACAGTTTAAGACACAACATACTATGAGCCTTTTGTCAATGGCTCAGGTCTAAAGCGAGGGGAGTACCCTCTAGCTTGTTGCGAAATGCTAGTTCTCTAAAAATGGGGCTAATATCTCCAATGCCTTCTCTGCCCGCGATTCCAGCACATGAATCTCCCAGTTTACAGCTAAAGGTGAAGCATACCCGGTTGCTTGAAGTCCCATACCTTTCAGTAAACAGCGAATGCCATGCTCTTTCAGAATCCCTGACCACATATTTGCCACTGCTTCATTGGGAGCAGTGATAATATGGACAAGTCGCTCATCTCTCTCTTGGTCTTTCAAGGTGGTTAATTATAGCACGAATTATGACTGAGGCATTTCGCAACAAGCTACCTCGTGTTATACCTAAGATAAGGGTGAGAATGCGGAATAAGAGAAAGGCTTAAGCCTAGGATACCCAGTCTGAAAACATAATTATACCCACTGGGGTTGGAGGTAATTCTCCAGCCCTTATTTTTTATCCGGCTCAGTTTGTTGGCGGGTGGCCCCAACCCTTTTCTTTCTGACCCCTAATTTAGCGTCCAGATGCGAGGTCATTCCTCAAAAGGAAGCCCCATCATACCTCATACAGGTTTGGTCAGAGGGGTGAGGGCACCATGTTGATTCCCGAGCTTACTCCTTAAGAGCGCCCAAATTTTTTAGACGATGTCACCCCACCCGCCTGATAGGTAAATTTACTTATCGTCTAGGCTACTACCAACTCCCTTTCTGTCTCTACCTTGTAGTTTTTCTCATAGAACGAATGCTTATTGAATAAAGCGAAGACAAGATACAGTAATCTCTTGCACACTGCCCCACGTGCCTCTCTCTTTTTGAGCGGATTTTGATGTAGCGGACGTTCCTGTAGTCGCTTGGCCCAGGCTTTGAATTCCTGGTTATGCTGCAATATGTTCAATGATACTTCCCAAAGACAATAGCGAAGAAGTGGGCGGCCTTTTTTGCTCATCGGTGTCTTACTTGCCTGTTTGTTGGCAGACTCCGACTGTATCGGGTTTATACCTGCCATCTTTACCAGCTGCTTACCGCTACGGTAATAATTCAGTGGTCCTAGCTCACCCAGTATGCCGGCAATAGTGATATGCCCTAGCCCTGGGATTGACAGGAGATACTTACTCTCTGGTATCCACCCCACCAGTGTTACAATAAGGTCCTCTACCTTCCGCCTGTGCTCGGTAAGTAAACGAATCCGCTCTATGAGTAGAGAGAGCTCAAAGGAAATTACTCCTGCTCCTGCGTGAATACCAACTGAGCCACGAGCAGCCTGATATATAGCACTCAGCTTTTTGCGAATAATATGCTGCCCTTTGTATTTTGCCGTCATCGTGTCCATAAAC includes the following:
- a CDS encoding IS110 family transposase, with translation HKKKHAAVVKTQDAFTRAKFKVSNSRDGFVELLERTKAQMVKTDSRGTIFAIEAGGRYWRTLAYFLEERGIPFRLISPFTLKRRREGEDIDRRKNDYRDADMAAELLRTGKFMETKLAQGIYADLRAAYHTYYSLGRERSRATNLLSALLDSLFPEFHSVFKDVSTKTALAVLATYPSPYVIAEMSMEKFMDTMTAKYKGQHIIRKKLSAIYQAARGSVGIHAGAGVISFELSLLIERIRLLTEHRRKVEDLIVTLVGWIPESKYLLSIPGLGHITIAGILGELGPLNYYRSGKQLVKMAGINPIQSESANKQASKTPMSKKGRPLLRYCLWEVSLNILQHNQEFKAWAKRLQERPLHQNPLKKREARGAVCKRLLYLVFALFNKHSFYEKNYKVETERELVVA